One Nilaparvata lugens isolate BPH unplaced genomic scaffold, ASM1435652v1 scaffold1313_1_2, whole genome shotgun sequence DNA window includes the following coding sequences:
- the LOC111044848 gene encoding pyruvate dehydrogenase E1 component subunit beta, mitochondrial isoform X1 encodes MVVISSSKMFLNKAVKHLLSNSSRAFSSSQALNAKQMTVRDALNSALDEEMASDERVVLLGEEVALYDGAYKVSRGLWKKYGDKRVIDTPITEMGFAGIAVGAAMAGLRPICEFMTFNFSMQAIDQVINSAAKTFYMSAGTINVPIVFRGPNGAAAGVAAQHSQCFGAWYSHCPGLKVFFNFHQVFSIMKVIINHYILKCFPMNFYFVRRRTPSVFMGMFRC; translated from the exons ATGGTTGTCATATCCTCTTCTAAAATGTTTTTAAAC AAAGCAGTCAAACACCTCTTGTCTAATTCCTCCAGAGCATTTTCCTCTAGCCAAGCACTGAACGCCAAACAG ATGACCGTGCGAGATGCCCTCAATTCAGCGTTGGATGAAGAGATGGCCAGTGATGAGAGAGTTGTGCTATTAGGAGAGGAGGTTGCTCTCTACGATGGAGCCTACAAAGTTTCAAGAGGATTGTGGAAGAAATATGGAGACAAACGTGTTATTGATACTCCGATCACCGAGATGGGTTTTGCTGGTATAGCTGTTGGTGCAGCCATG GCTGGCCTGCGACCGATCTGTGAATTTATgactttcaatttttcaatgcaGGCCATTGATCAAGTCATCAATTCTGCTGCTAAAACATTCTACATGTCGGCTGGAACG aTAAACGTTCCAATTGTATTTAGAGGTCCGAACGGTGCGGCGGCTGGTGTAGCAGCTCAACACTCGCAGTGTTTTGGTGCTTGGTACAGTCACTGTCCAGGATTGAAGGTATTTTTCAACTTccatcaagtattttctatCATGAAAGTTATCataaatcattatattctgaaATGCTTTCCAATGAATTTTTACTTTGTTCGCAGAAGAACACCGTCGGTTTTTATGGGAATGTTCAGGTGTTAG
- the LOC111044848 gene encoding pyruvate dehydrogenase E1 component subunit beta, mitochondrial isoform X2, translating into MTVRDALNSALDEEMASDERVVLLGEEVALYDGAYKVSRGLWKKYGDKRVIDTPITEMGFAGIAVGAAMAGLRPICEFMTFNFSMQAIDQVINSAAKTFYMSAGTINVPIVFRGPNGAAAGVAAQHSQCFGAWYSHCPGLKVFFNFHQVFSIMKVIINHYILKCFPMNFYFVRRRTPSVFMGMFRC; encoded by the exons ATGACCGTGCGAGATGCCCTCAATTCAGCGTTGGATGAAGAGATGGCCAGTGATGAGAGAGTTGTGCTATTAGGAGAGGAGGTTGCTCTCTACGATGGAGCCTACAAAGTTTCAAGAGGATTGTGGAAGAAATATGGAGACAAACGTGTTATTGATACTCCGATCACCGAGATGGGTTTTGCTGGTATAGCTGTTGGTGCAGCCATG GCTGGCCTGCGACCGATCTGTGAATTTATgactttcaatttttcaatgcaGGCCATTGATCAAGTCATCAATTCTGCTGCTAAAACATTCTACATGTCGGCTGGAACG aTAAACGTTCCAATTGTATTTAGAGGTCCGAACGGTGCGGCGGCTGGTGTAGCAGCTCAACACTCGCAGTGTTTTGGTGCTTGGTACAGTCACTGTCCAGGATTGAAGGTATTTTTCAACTTccatcaagtattttctatCATGAAAGTTATCataaatcattatattctgaaATGCTTTCCAATGAATTTTTACTTTGTTCGCAGAAGAACACCGTCGGTTTTTATGGGAATGTTCAGGTGTTAG
- the LOC111060474 gene encoding uncharacterized protein LOC111060474, whose product MVTKAVHVEVVSELTTKAFIAALIRFSSRRGIPHSIFSDNATTFVGANNELQDLHQFFESSKTQQDIHNYTSVLNIKWHFIPPHAPSFGGLWENAVKNFKKIFKVVTFNHILNFEDMTTFAAQIEAILNSRPLVPLTEDPQDLQYLSPGHFLVGRPLTALPFHCPPTNHVDNRCRWKLLQKITQELWDRWSKEYLVTLQRKHEWLTESDNLTVDTMVLLKDLNSAPSTWKLARIIETHPGADGKVRVVTVQTAHGRFKRAISSLAPLPAFEDD is encoded by the coding sequence ATGGTCACGAAAGCAGTACACGTAGAAGTCGTCTCAGAGTTGACAACGAAAGCCTTTATTGCGGCACTCATTCGCTTCTCATCACGTCGTGGTATTCCACACTCCATATTTTCGGACAATGCAACCACGTTTGTAGGTGCAAACAATGAACTACAAGATCTACATCAGTTTTTTGAGTCATCTAAAACTCAACAAGATATTCATAACTACACGTCGGTTCTCAATATCAAGTGGCACTTCATTCCACCTCACGCCCCATCTTTTGGAGGTCTATGGGAGAATGCTGtcaagaatttcaagaaaattttcaaagtcgTCACATTCAATCATATTCTTAATTTTGAAGATATGACTACATTCGCAGCTCAAATTGAAGCTATCCTTAACTCTCGTCCACTCGTACCTCTTACAGAGGACCCTCAAGATCTTCAGTATCTCTCGCCAGGTCACTTCTTGGTTGGTCGCCCATTGACTGCGTTGCCTTTCCATTGCCCACCCACCAACCATGTCGATAACAGGTGTCGTTGGAAACTTCTTCAAAAAATCACTCAAGAACTTTGGGACAGATGGTCTAAGGAGTACTTAGTCACACTTCAACGCAAGCACGAATGGCTTACTGAATCGGACAATCTCACAGTTGACACCATGGTTCTTCTGAAAGATCTCAATTCTGCTCCCTCCACATGGAAGTTAGCTCGCATCATTGAAACCCATCCAGGTGCTGATGGAAAAGTTCGTGTTGTTACAGTGCAGACTGCACATGGTAGATTCAAGAGAGCCATCTCTAGTCTCGCTCCGCTTCcagcatttgaagatgattaA